One window of the Marmota flaviventris isolate mMarFla1 chromosome 2, mMarFla1.hap1, whole genome shotgun sequence genome contains the following:
- the Gpr135 gene encoding G-protein coupled receptor 135 yields the protein MEEHPRPPPARPPVSMALPGVPHPGAPSAAGSPGGTSSAATLAALSFSTVATAAAAALGNQSDASGGGSAAAPGGGGGGGRPGAAGTVRVTAARPALGPEAAPVLSHGAAVAAQALVLLLIFLLSSLGNCAVMGVIVKHRQLRTVTNAFILSLSLSDLLTALLCLPAAFLDLFIPHGGSAPEVAAGPWRGFCAASRFFSSCFGIVSTFSVALISLDRYCAIVRPPREKIGRRRALQLLAGAWLVALGFSLPWELFGGSREPSSVQSFHGCLYRTSPDPAQLGAAYSVGLVVACYLLPFLLMCFCHYHICKTVRLSDVRVRPMTTYARVLRFFSEVRTATTVLIMIVFVICCWGPYCFLVLLAATRQAQATQAPSLLNVVAVWLTWANGAINPVIYAIRNPNISMLLGRNREEGYRTRNVDAFLPSQGQGLQARSRNRLRNRLGACSRMSSSNTASGAGGDVAMWARKNPVVLFCREGPPEPVTAIAKQPKTEAGDTSL from the coding sequence ATGGAGGAGCATCCGCGGCCGCCGCCGGCCCGCCCACCAGTGAGCATGGCCTTGCCGGGCGTCCCACATCCCGGCGCCCCCTCCGCGGCCGGCTCGCCTGGCGGGACTTCCTCCGCGGCGACATTGGCCGCGCTCTCCTTCAGCACCGTGGCGACCGCAGCGGCCGCGGCGCTGGGGAACCAGAGCGACGCCAGCGGGGGAGGCAGTGCTGCCGCTCcaggtggcggcggcggcggaggcagGCCCGGGGCGGCGGGGACGGTGCGGGTGACGGCGGCTAGGCCGGCGCTGGGCCCAGAGGCGGCGCCGGTGCTATCGCACGGGGCAGCGGTGGCAGCTCAGGCGCTCGTCCTGCTGCTCATCTTCCTGCTATCTAGCCTGGGCAACTGCGCGGTGATGGGGGTGATCGTGAAGCACCGGCAGCTTCGCACCGTCACCAATGCCTTCATTTTGTCGCTGTCCCTGTCGGATCTGCTCACGGCGCTCCTCTGCCTGCCCGCTGCCTTCCTGGACCTCTTCATTCCCCACGGAGGTTCGGCGCCCGAAGTCGCCGCGGGGCCTTGGCGCGGCTTCTGCGCAGCGAGTCGCTTCTTCAGCTCGTGTTTCGGCATCGTGTCCACTTTCAGCGTGGCCCTCATTTCGCTGGACCGCTACTGCGCCATCGTGCGGCCGCCCCGGGAGAAGATCGGCCGGCGCCGCGCCCTGCAGCTCCTGGCGGGCGCTTGGCTGGTGGCTCTAGGCTTTTCCTTGCCCTGGGAACTGTTTGGGGGATCCCGGGAGCCCTCCTCAGTGCAGAGCTTCCATGGCTGCCTTTACCGGACCTCTCCAGACCCCGCGCAGCTGGGCGCGGCCTACAGCGTGGGGCTGGTGGTGGCCTGCTACTTGCTGCCCTTCCTGCTCATGTGCTTCTGCCACTATCACATCTGCAAGACCGTTCGCCTGTCGGATGTGCGCGTGAGGCCAATGACCACCTACGCGCGTGTGCTGCGTTTCTTCAGCGAGGTGCGCACTGCCACCACCGTGCTCATCATGATTGTTTTCGTCATCTGCTGCTGGGGCCCCTACTGCTTCCTGGTGCTGCTGGCCGCGACCCGGCAGGCCCAGGCCACGCAGGCCCCTTCTCTCCTCAACGTGGTGGCTGTCTGGTTAACCTGGGCCAATGGGGCTATCAACCCTGTCATCTATGCCATTCGCAACCCCAACATTTCCATGCTTCTAGGGCGCAACCGCGAGGAGGGGTACCGGACTAGAAATGTGGACGCTTTCCTACCCAGCCAGGGTCAGGGTTTGCAGGCCAGAAGCCGTAATCGCCTTCGAAACCGCCTAGGGGCTTGCAGCAGGATGTCCTCCTCCAACACCGCCAGTGGGGCTGGAGGTGACGTGGCCATGTGGGCCCGCAAAAACCCAGTTGTGCTTTTCTGCAGGGAGGGACCACCAGAACCTGTGACAGCAATAGCCAAACAGCCTAAAACTGAAGCCGGAGATACTAGcctctaa